The Alkalinema sp. FACHB-956 sequence GACGATCGGACAAAACTTTCTAGTTCAGATTGGCCCGCCACCAACAGCACCCGTCCGCGATCGTCACAGACCGTGGCATGGACATGGTGTACCGACTCAACAATGCCCTCCCGCAGCAGCTTAACGTCGAGTTCTGCGGTTTCTGTTTTTCTTCCTCTAGTCATCGGTACCAGCTACAACCAGCTAAATTGTGGGACGATCGTGGTACAAAACTGCACCACTACAAATTAGAAACGAAGATCGTGACCTTCCTGCAGAACTACGGTTTAATTTCCCTTTCTAGGTTCACCAATCTTCATCGAACGTTGAAAAGCCGAGACACAGCCTAGCCCAGCATGGCCCAACCAATACTAGCAATGACCAGCCCCAAAAAAACGCCCATGGCAAAAACGAGAGCCTGCTGCAACCGCTGCAACACCGGCTGGACTTCATAGGTGACGATTAAGCGATCTTGATCCAGAAACTCCGGCGTCTTCTGCCAAATTTGGCCATCGTACCATCCAGACTCTTCATAGAAAATCTTCGTATCCAACAATCGAGATTTGATATAGTTCCAACCCAAATAGAGCCGAACCAACAGCAAACAAGGAATTAAACAAGCTCCAGCCGCTGCCACTAACAAACATTCCAACGGAAATTTATGAAACGGAAAGCTTGCCGCCGCGATCGGCGCTGAGACGACTAAATTAGCAACAAAAGCGATCGCTAACGGTTTGGCAAAGCTCCAGCCCCGACACATGGCCCACTTAAAGAACCACGATTCTGACAATGCCTGAAACTCGTTGACAGGGCGCTGTTCCACCGGAACAGGGCAAGTAGAAGATTTCATGGTCAACCGTAGGATCAACGTCTACTAGCAGTATAGAGGGTCGCAGAAGGACTCTTAAAGCTTTTGCCGTTCTGGCCTGCGGATCTGGTTTGCAAATCTGGTCTGCGGAATGGGCATTCTCAAAACAAGCTCACCGTCTGTCATCTTCCCCGGCAAAAACGGCATTATAAAAATACAGGAACAATCCTAAGGTGTAGCGGTATGCTCGCAGCCACCGGCGGCTCACCTGTTCAGGGTGATTGATGAAGGTTATAAGTCAGGACTGCCATCTTAAATTACCTCTGGAGAGTAACCCCATGAAAAAGATTCCAGTCGCTTTAATTTTGCTGCTTGTGCTTGCCTTTATTGGTTTTGGAGATCAGGTGCTCCCCCGTCCGATCGGGCGCTACAGTCTCCAAGCTCGCACCTCGATCGATCAAATGATGCTGAACCTCTTCCCCACCTGGAAGCCCAAAAATCCCAACACGCGCACCCAAGACGCCCTCCAGCAAACCGAACAAAAACGCTAATGGGGCGGCAATTCAATCCTGCGTTCAACCCTGAATTCAACCCTGTGTTCCACCTTGTGCTCATGGCCGAATGCTGGAAAAACTATCCTCACCCCAGCCTGCACGACACAAAGCCCTGCACGACACAAAGCCCTGCACGACACAAAGCAAGGTTTTGGCGGGGTTGGTATTCACCAAACCCCTGGGTGAGAACAGTTCTTCAGACAAGAGCGTTAATCCCGCCAGTAATTTAGGCTTTCTTCAGCCAGCTAAACATTGCGCGGAGATCCTTACCCACTTCTTCGATCGGGTGCTCAGCTTCCCGACGACGCATTGCGATGAACCCAGGCTTACCCGATTGGTTTTCCAGGACAAACTCGCGGGCAAACTGACCGGTTTGGATTTCGGAAAGAATTTTCTTCATTTCCTGTTTGGTTTCATCGGTGACGATGCGCGGCCCACGGGTCAGGTCACCATACTCAGCGGTGTTGGAAATGCTGTCACGCATTGTCGCCAAGCCACCTTCCACGATCAGATCCACAATCAGCTTCACTTCATGCAAGCACTCAAAGTAAGCCAACTCTGGCTGATAACCCGCTTCCACTAGGGTTTCAAACCCAGCCTTGATCAGCGCACTCAAGCCACCGCAAAGCACCACTTGTTCACCGAACAGGTCGGTTTCGGTTTCTTCCCGGAAGGTGGTTTCCAGGATACCGCCCCGAGTTCCACCAATCCCCTTAGCGTAGGCCATGGCCTTGTCCCGTGCTTGGCCGGAGGCATCTTGGTACACCGCAAACAGGGCAGGCACCCCTTGACCTTGGGTGTAGGTACGGCGCACGAGGTGTCCCGGCCCCTTCGGTGCAATCATCACCACATCCACATCAGCGGGGGGCACGATTTGACCGTAGTTGATGTTGAACCCATGGGCAAAGGCCAAGGTTTTACCCGCAGACAGGTTGGGGGCAATTTGGGTTTCGTAGATCGATCGCTGCACTTCATCGGGCAGCAGGATCATGATCAGGTCAGCCACCTTGGTTGCATCCGCCACGCTCTTCACGTCCAGCCCTGCTTCCTTGGCTTTGACGGCGGATTTGCTGCCTTCGTACAGACCCACAACAACATTCACGCCACTGTCTTTTAAGTTTTGAGCGTGAGCGTGACCTTGGGAACCAAAGCCAATAATTGCAACGGTTTTACCGTTTAATAAATCAAGATTTGCATCCGCATCGTAATACATCCGCGCCATAGTTGGGATCTCTCCTTAATTCCTTTGCCCGCACGCATGGGGAAAATTTCGCAAGCTCTGATTTTACCAAGAAGGGGGGACGGGTAGAAATCCGCCGATCGGGTTGCGAGATCTGAATCTGGAATTTGGGTGATTTCAGTGCATTGCACCCCTAAAGGATCGATAGTTTCCACAAATCCACACAAATTTCCGCAAAGTTTAACTAAAAAGTTTGGCGAAACCAGGTTAGGGCAACAAGTTGGGCTACAGTATCTTGCGGAACGATGGAATGTTGCTAGAAAGCTGCACTACGTTTTTACCTCTGCAAATCGCATGAGTTGTACGAGTTCTGAGAACGGTTTGCCCCGATCGATCCATCCCATCTTGCAATTCTGTGTTTTGCTTCTGTGTTTTGCTTTTGTGTGTTCTGCCATGCCCCGTCTTACGATCGCCCGCTTTTTCCGAGAGTATTTTCCCTATCTGCTGCCCTCGGCCATTTTGATCTACATCGTCCTAGAGTCCTACCAGATTGACTTCCGTCCCTACTATGTCGCAGGTCGATCGGTCTTACTGGGTTTGGATCCTTACCTCAATCCGGTGGGTCTGCATCCAGAACTCTATACCCCTGTGAATGCGGAAAGTCGGCCTTGGTCAGGGTTCATCTATCCCCCCTTTGCAGCCCTGCTCATGACCGCCTTTAGCTGGATGCCCTACGGCACCGCCAAGGTGGTGTATAGCGTTTTTATTTTGTTCTGTTTGTGGTGTTTATTTTTCCAACTGCTGCGCCATCGGGGCTCGCCCCTCTCTCCCGCAGTCTTAGTCCTGGCCCTCATGAGCTTTCCCACCCTGGCCAGCTTTGAACGGGGGCAGATCGATATCCTGGTGTGCTGTCTAACGGTGTCAGCGTTCTATGCTTCCCAATCCAACAAACCACCCGTCCTACCGGGGCTGATGCTGGGCATGGCTTGCTTGACGAAAATCTTTCCCTTTGTGGCCCTGCTCTACTACCTCGTCAAACGGCAGTTTCGCATGGTGGCCGCGACGATCGGCAGTATCCTAATTTTCCTCACCCTGCCCCTGTTCTACTTTGGCTATCCCGTCTACCTCAACTTTGCCAAACGCACCTTCCCGGATCTCCTGGGGCAAATTGTCAATCCCTATCCCACCCAGACCCTAGGACAAACGGTGCTGAATCGCCTCGTTTTCGCGATCGAAGGCAACAAGCTCCTGGTGACCCATGATTTTGTCCATGGCTACATGAACCCGTTTTTGCGGGGGAAACCGTTTCTGGCCCTCACCGTGGGCGCGATCGCCTTTGCAATCCTGTTCTACTTTCTGCGCCCCCGCAAAGAAGATGAACAGTTTTTCTCGTTATTGAACACGATCCACCTGTTCAATCCCCAGACCTGGATTATGGGATTGGTCTGGTATTTTCCCTTTCTCTTCCATCATTTCCAGCGGACGACGGCCCTGGGTAAATTCTGGCTGGTGCTGCCCATCTTTATGCCGCCCTTTACCAACAGCAATGGCATGTTGGCCTATGCCGTTACCCTGGCCTTTGCCATTCCCGGCTCCCGCAAACATTTACTGCTGCCCCCCAAAGCCCCCGAAACGCCTTCGGTGACTCCCCCAACCTCCAAGGATGTTTGGGACTGATGGCAAAGCAAGGGATTAGGTTGCATCTGCTGCTGCAAACTCTAGTGCCAGCAGATTGTGGGTTAGCGGTTAATGCGGTTGAGCAACCACAGGGAAGCCGCACTGCCAATAAAGTGAGCCGTAATCAAATGGGTATTGGCTAGCACTAGAAAAATATCGAGGGGCTGAATAATTTGATTAATCGCCAGGGGGTTAAAAATGGCCCCCATGGAGAGAAAGGCTTTGCCCAGGAGCACTCCGGTAATCGCTTCTGCGGCCATGACTGCTAGCAGCAAGCCCACCCCCCGCACTAGCAAGCTCCTCCAGAGGAACTGCACGGTTTCTGATTTTTTTGGGCGAAAACTGGGATTGGTTTCCTGCAACCGGCGACCGAGTTGGACGTATTGGAACGATCGATAGATGCAGTAGGCCAGAACGAATAAACTACAGGTCGCAAAAAAAATGCCACCCCCCGTTCCCGGATTGGCCGCCGAGGCTCCTGGTGTTGCCGATCGGGAAAACGCCGCTGCCGACAGTACTGCAAAGATAAAAATCAGCCCAGAAATAATTGCGAGGACGAGCTGTGCCCAGAAACTGACCCATCCCACCAGGCGAAAGGTCTTGGCAATCTGTTTCAGGTTGGGGGGCGCAGGCGAATTATCAAGTTGGCTCGTCATACCGACTGTTCCTAAGCAGATTCTAAGCAGCGTTTTTGAGTAACCCTTTGTTGTGTGCCTCTTTGTTGTGTGCCCCTTTGTTGAATAACCCTTAATAATTGTATTGAAATTGAAAAACAACAGTCAGAAGGGCAGGATTCAGAGTTTAAATACAAA is a genomic window containing:
- the ilvC gene encoding ketol-acid reductoisomerase produces the protein MARMYYDADANLDLLNGKTVAIIGFGSQGHAHAQNLKDSGVNVVVGLYEGSKSAVKAKEAGLDVKSVADATKVADLIMILLPDEVQRSIYETQIAPNLSAGKTLAFAHGFNINYGQIVPPADVDVVMIAPKGPGHLVRRTYTQGQGVPALFAVYQDASGQARDKAMAYAKGIGGTRGGILETTFREETETDLFGEQVVLCGGLSALIKAGFETLVEAGYQPELAYFECLHEVKLIVDLIVEGGLATMRDSISNTAEYGDLTRGPRIVTDETKQEMKKILSEIQTGQFAREFVLENQSGKPGFIAMRRREAEHPIEEVGKDLRAMFSWLKKA
- a CDS encoding DUF3611 family protein; protein product: MTSQLDNSPAPPNLKQIAKTFRLVGWVSFWAQLVLAIISGLIFIFAVLSAAAFSRSATPGASAANPGTGGGIFFATCSLFVLAYCIYRSFQYVQLGRRLQETNPSFRPKKSETVQFLWRSLLVRGVGLLLAVMAAEAITGVLLGKAFLSMGAIFNPLAINQIIQPLDIFLVLANTHLITAHFIGSAASLWLLNRINR
- a CDS encoding CGLD27 family protein, which translates into the protein MKSSTCPVPVEQRPVNEFQALSESWFFKWAMCRGWSFAKPLAIAFVANLVVSAPIAAASFPFHKFPLECLLVAAAGACLIPCLLLVRLYLGWNYIKSRLLDTKIFYEESGWYDGQIWQKTPEFLDQDRLIVTYEVQPVLQRLQQALVFAMGVFLGLVIASIGWAMLG
- a CDS encoding glycosyltransferase family 87 protein, with amino-acid sequence MPRLTIARFFREYFPYLLPSAILIYIVLESYQIDFRPYYVAGRSVLLGLDPYLNPVGLHPELYTPVNAESRPWSGFIYPPFAALLMTAFSWMPYGTAKVVYSVFILFCLWCLFFQLLRHRGSPLSPAVLVLALMSFPTLASFERGQIDILVCCLTVSAFYASQSNKPPVLPGLMLGMACLTKIFPFVALLYYLVKRQFRMVAATIGSILIFLTLPLFYFGYPVYLNFAKRTFPDLLGQIVNPYPTQTLGQTVLNRLVFAIEGNKLLVTHDFVHGYMNPFLRGKPFLALTVGAIAFAILFYFLRPRKEDEQFFSLLNTIHLFNPQTWIMGLVWYFPFLFHHFQRTTALGKFWLVLPIFMPPFTNSNGMLAYAVTLAFAIPGSRKHLLLPPKAPETPSVTPPTSKDVWD